One part of the Triplophysa rosa linkage group LG5, Trosa_1v2, whole genome shotgun sequence genome encodes these proteins:
- the slc12a7a gene encoding solute carrier family 12 member 7 isoform X1: protein MPTNFTVVPVEDSPLSEQGNDEQILEEEDREGLDPAAEPFSGEETSRETSSLISTDHDGSIYGENMALYEEEMDSAPMVASLLNKLANYTNITQGVIEHEKAESEDGIKRVTVDGPQMGTFIGVYLPCMQNILGVILFLRLTWIVGTAGIMETLAIVFVCCSCTMLTAISMSAIATNGVVPAGGSYYMISRALGPEFGGAVGLCFYLGTTFAGSMYVLGTMEIFLTYIMDNIGVFQTVDNNVRLYGTCCLVIMTLVVFVGVRYVNKLSLVFLSCVVLSILAIYAGVIQTTIKANDFKICLLGNRTLQHYKFNKCEKTELSVHFCEDGSLNATCDEYFVNNNVTEITVTRSMLSGIISENMWGHYGPKGMKMEKDGLSSVQVSPNTNDMSRPYVLHDITTYFTILVGIYFPSVTGIMAGSNRSGALRDPQRSIPTGTILAIATTSFIYISCVVLFGACIEGVALRDKFGESVKERTLVVGTLAWPSPWVIVIGSFFSCCGAGLQSLTGAPRILQAVARDGIIPFLQVFGHSKPNGEPTWALLLTAVICEIGILIGSLDAVAPILSMFFLMSYLFVNLACAVQTLLRTPNWRPRFKFYHWSISFLGMSLSLSLMFVSSWYYALVVIVLAGCIYKYIEYRGAEKEWGDGIRGLSLNAARYALIKLEEVQPHTKNWRPQLLVFLKLDSDLEVKHPRLLSFTSQLKAGRGLTIVCSVLEGTYMARGTDAKRSEQSIKAAMAKEKTKGFCHVVVTSNLRDGFSQLIQCAGLGGMKHNAVLLAWPANWKQSESSLSWRNFIETISETTAAHQALLVAKNIDQFPTNQDRLADGTIDVWWIVHDGGLLMLLPFLIRQHKVWRKCRMRIFTVAQMDDNSIQMKKDLQMFLYHLRIDAKVEVVEMNAGDISAFTYEKTLVMEQRSQMLKQMQLSRTEREREIQSITDESRISIRRKPCAEKPLPNKLPTIVVDEEAQLIHDRNTKSHATLNDKAKPTSDRVHMTWTKEKLTSERNRLREPNMAVRDIFNMKPEWENLNQANVRRMHTAVKLNEVVVNKSQGAQLVLLNMPGPPKSKGGDENYMEFLEVLTEGLDRVLLVRGGGREVITIYS from the exons ATGCCCACCAACTTTACAGTGGTGCCGGTGGAGGATAGCCCACTATCAGAACAAGGCAATGATGAACAGATCCTAGAGGAAGAGGACAGGGAGGGGTTAGACCCAGCGGCTGAACCCTTTTCAG GAGAGGAAACCTCAAGAGAAACCAGCTCCTTAATCAGTACAGACCATGATGGGAGCATCTATGGAGAGAACATGGCTCTCTATGAG GAAGAGATGGACAGCGCTCCAATGGTGGCGTCTCTCCTCAACAAACTGGCAAACTACACCAACATTACTCAGGGGGTCATCGAGCATGAGAAGGCTGAAAGTGAGGATGGTATCAAAAGGGTGACTGTAGAT GGCCCTCAGATGGGCACATTTATAGGTGTGTACCTGCCCTGCATGCAGAACATTTTGGGTGTGATTTTGTTTCTACGTCTCACATGGATAGTGGGTACAGCAGGCATCATGGAGACTCTTGCTATTGTCTTCGTGTGCTGTTCTTGT ACTATGCTGACTGCCATTTCAATGAGTGCAATTGCAACTAATGGTGTTGTGCCTG cTGGTGGCTCATACTACATGATCTCCCGAGCATTAGGCCCAGAGTTTGGAGGAGCAGTTGGTTTATGTTTCTATCTGGGCACTACCTTTGCAGGATCTATGTATGTACTAGGAACCATGGAAATATTCTTG ACATACATAATGGACAATATCGGTGTGTTTCAAACTGTCGATAACAACGTGCGTTTGTATGGGACCTGCTGTTTAGTCATCATGACACTGGTAGTGTTTGTTGGAGTAAGATATGTCAACAAGTTGTCATTGGTCTTCCTGTCCTGTGTGGTTCTGTCGATTTTGGCCATCTATGCAGGGGTCATTCAAACCACCATCAAGGCAAATGACTTTAA AATCTGTCTACTAGGAAATCGCACCTTGCAACATTACAAGTTTAACAAGTGTGAAAAGACAGAACTGTCGGTACATTTTTGTGAAGATGGCTCGCTGAATGCAACATGTGATGAGTACTTTGTGAATAACAACGTGACCGAAATTACTGTCACCCGTAGCATGCTCAGCGGGATCATATCAG AAAACATGTGGGGACACTATGGCCCAAAGGGGATGAAAATGGAGAAGGACGGATTGAGCTCAGTCCAAGTATCACCTAACACCAATGACATGTCAAGACCTTATGTCCTTCATGACATTACCACCTATTTTACTATTCTGGTTGGAATCTACTTCCCCTCAGTTACAG GAATCATGGCAGGGTCAAACAGATCTGGAGCTCTCCGAGACCCTCAACGATCCATTCCCACGGGTACGATTCTGGCCATAGCAACCACCTCCTTCATCT ACATTTCCTGTGTGGTTTTATTTGGAGCATGTATTGAAGGAGTGGCGTTACGAGACAA GTTTGGAGAGTCAGTTAAAGAAAGGACTTTAGTGGTTGGAACACTTGCCTGGCCATCTCCTTGGGTGATTGTCATCGGCTCATTTTTCTCTTGCTGTGGGGCGGGGCTACAGAGCCTTACCGGTGCCCCCAGGATCCTTCAGGCTGTAGCACGAGATGGCATCATACCTTTCCTGCAG GTGTTTGGTCATAGTAAACCCAATGGTGAGCCAACCTGGGCCCTGTTGCTCACTGCAGTCATCTGTGAGATTGGGATCCTCATTGGTTCGCTGGATGCTGTCGCACCTATCCTGTCAAT GTTTTTCTTGATGTCCTACCTCTTTGTAAACCTGGCCTGTGCCGTCCAAACACTTCTTCGTACGCCAAATTGGAGGCCAAGGTTCAAGTTCTACCACTG GTCTATCTCCTTCCTTGGGATGAGCTTGAGTTTGTCCCTCATGTTTGTCTCATCTTGGTATTACGCTTTGGTTGTTATTGTGCTTGCTGGATGCATCTACAAGTACATAGAATACAGAGG GGCGGAAAAGGAATGGGGAGATGGGATCCGAGGATTGTCACTTAACGCAGCCCGTTACGCACTCATTAAACTGGAGGAGGTACAGCCCCACACCAAGAACTGGAG ACCCCAGCTGCTAGTGTTCCTGAAACTAGACTCTGACTTGGAGGTGAAACATCCACGTCTGCTGTCCTTTACATCACAGCTGAAGGCCGGGAGGGGTTTGACCATCGTCTGCTCAGTACTGGAGGGGACTTATATGGCTCGTGGAACAGATGCTAAGCGTTCTGAACAG AGTATCAAAGCAGCCATGGCAAAGGAGAAAACGAAGGGCTTCTGTCACGTCGTGGTGACCTCTAACCTGCGTGATGGTTTCTCTCAACTCATTCAGTGTGCAGGCCTGGGTGGCATGAAACACAATGCAGTGCTACTGGCCTGGCCCGCTAACTGGAAACAGTCCGAGAGCTCCCTCTCCTGGAGGAACTTCATTG AAACCATCAGTGAGACAACAGCTGCCCACCAGGCCCTGCTAGTGGCGAAAAACATCGACCAGTTCCCCACAAACCAAGATCGGTTAGCCGATGGTACCATTGATGTCTGGTGGATTGTCCATGATGGTGGTCTGCTCATGCTGCTTCCATTTTTGATCCGTCAGCACAAG GTTTGGAGAAAGTGTAGAATGAGGATCTTCACAGTGGCTCAGATGGATGACAACAGCATTCAGATGAAGAAAGATTTGCAGATGTTCTTGTACCACCTGCGCATCGATGCTAAAGTGGAAGTTGTTGAAATg AATGCAGGTGATATCTCAGCCTTCACCTATGAGAAGACCTTGGTGATGGAGCAACGTTCTCAGATGCTGAAGCAGATGCAGCTCTCTaggacagagcgagagagagag ATTCAAAGCATCACCGACGAATCGCGGATTTCCATCAGGAGGAAACCATGTGCAGAGAAACCGTTGCCCAACAAGTTACCAACCATAGTTGTGGACGAGGAG GCCCAGCTCATTCATGACAGAAACACTAAGTCCCATGCCACTTTAAATGACAAGGCCAAGCCCACCTCCGACCGGGTCCATATGACCTGGACCAAAGAGAAGCTGACCAGTGAGAGGAATCGCCTTCGGGAGCCCAACATGGCTGTGCGGGACATCTTCAACATGAAACC AGAGTGGGAGAACCT GAATCAGGCTAACGTGAGAAGAATGCACACTGCAGTGAAACTGAATGAGGTCGTGGTCAACAAGTCTCAAGGAGCCCAACTGGTGCTGCTGAACATGCCGGGACCACCCAAAAGCAAGGGTGGAGATGAGAACT ACATGGAGTTCCTGGAGGTCTTGACAGAGGGATTGGACCGGGTACTGCTGGTCCGAGGTGGGGGCAGAGAGGTCATCACTATTTACTCTTAG
- the slc12a7a gene encoding solute carrier family 12 member 7 isoform X2 — protein sequence MPTNFTVVPVEDSPLSEQGNDEQILEEEDREGLDPAAEPFSGEETSRETSSLISTDHDGSIYGENMALYEEEMDSAPMVASLLNKLANYTNITQGVIEHEKAESEDGIKRVTVDGPQMGTFIGVYLPCMQNILGVILFLRLTWIVGTAGIMETLAIVFVCCSCTMLTAISMSAIATNGVVPAGGSYYMISRALGPEFGGAVGLCFYLGTTFAGSMYVLGTMEIFLTYIMDNIGVFQTVDNNVRLYGTCCLVIMTLVVFVGVRYVNKLSLVFLSCVVLSILAIYAGVIQTTIKANDFKICLLGNRTLQHYKFNKCEKTELSVHFCEDGSLNATCDEYFVNNNVTEITVTRSMLSGIISENMWGHYGPKGMKMEKDGLSSVQVSPNTNDMSRPYVLHDITTYFTILVGIYFPSVTGIMAGSNRSGALRDPQRSIPTGTILAIATTSFIYISCVVLFGACIEGVALRDKFGESVKERTLVVGTLAWPSPWVIVIGSFFSCCGAGLQSLTGAPRILQAVARDGIIPFLQVFGHSKPNGEPTWALLLTAVICEIGILIGSLDAVAPILSMFFLMSYLFVNLACAVQTLLRTPNWRPRFKFYHWSISFLGMSLSLSLMFVSSWYYALVVIVLAGCIYKYIEYRGAEKEWGDGIRGLSLNAARYALIKLEEVQPHTKNWRPQLLVFLKLDSDLEVKHPRLLSFTSQLKAGRGLTIVCSVLEGTYMARGTDAKRSEQSIKAAMAKEKTKGFCHVVVTSNLRDGFSQLIQCAGLGGMKHNAVLLAWPANWKQSESSLSWRNFIETISETTAAHQALLVAKNIDQFPTNQDRLADGTIDVWWIVHDGGLLMLLPFLIRQHKVWRKCRMRIFTVAQMDDNSIQMKKDLQMFLYHLRIDAKVEVVEMNAGDISAFTYEKTLVMEQRSQMLKQMQLSRTEREREAQLIHDRNTKSHATLNDKAKPTSDRVHMTWTKEKLTSERNRLREPNMAVRDIFNMKPEWENLNQANVRRMHTAVKLNEVVVNKSQGAQLVLLNMPGPPKSKGGDENYMEFLEVLTEGLDRVLLVRGGGREVITIYS from the exons ATGCCCACCAACTTTACAGTGGTGCCGGTGGAGGATAGCCCACTATCAGAACAAGGCAATGATGAACAGATCCTAGAGGAAGAGGACAGGGAGGGGTTAGACCCAGCGGCTGAACCCTTTTCAG GAGAGGAAACCTCAAGAGAAACCAGCTCCTTAATCAGTACAGACCATGATGGGAGCATCTATGGAGAGAACATGGCTCTCTATGAG GAAGAGATGGACAGCGCTCCAATGGTGGCGTCTCTCCTCAACAAACTGGCAAACTACACCAACATTACTCAGGGGGTCATCGAGCATGAGAAGGCTGAAAGTGAGGATGGTATCAAAAGGGTGACTGTAGAT GGCCCTCAGATGGGCACATTTATAGGTGTGTACCTGCCCTGCATGCAGAACATTTTGGGTGTGATTTTGTTTCTACGTCTCACATGGATAGTGGGTACAGCAGGCATCATGGAGACTCTTGCTATTGTCTTCGTGTGCTGTTCTTGT ACTATGCTGACTGCCATTTCAATGAGTGCAATTGCAACTAATGGTGTTGTGCCTG cTGGTGGCTCATACTACATGATCTCCCGAGCATTAGGCCCAGAGTTTGGAGGAGCAGTTGGTTTATGTTTCTATCTGGGCACTACCTTTGCAGGATCTATGTATGTACTAGGAACCATGGAAATATTCTTG ACATACATAATGGACAATATCGGTGTGTTTCAAACTGTCGATAACAACGTGCGTTTGTATGGGACCTGCTGTTTAGTCATCATGACACTGGTAGTGTTTGTTGGAGTAAGATATGTCAACAAGTTGTCATTGGTCTTCCTGTCCTGTGTGGTTCTGTCGATTTTGGCCATCTATGCAGGGGTCATTCAAACCACCATCAAGGCAAATGACTTTAA AATCTGTCTACTAGGAAATCGCACCTTGCAACATTACAAGTTTAACAAGTGTGAAAAGACAGAACTGTCGGTACATTTTTGTGAAGATGGCTCGCTGAATGCAACATGTGATGAGTACTTTGTGAATAACAACGTGACCGAAATTACTGTCACCCGTAGCATGCTCAGCGGGATCATATCAG AAAACATGTGGGGACACTATGGCCCAAAGGGGATGAAAATGGAGAAGGACGGATTGAGCTCAGTCCAAGTATCACCTAACACCAATGACATGTCAAGACCTTATGTCCTTCATGACATTACCACCTATTTTACTATTCTGGTTGGAATCTACTTCCCCTCAGTTACAG GAATCATGGCAGGGTCAAACAGATCTGGAGCTCTCCGAGACCCTCAACGATCCATTCCCACGGGTACGATTCTGGCCATAGCAACCACCTCCTTCATCT ACATTTCCTGTGTGGTTTTATTTGGAGCATGTATTGAAGGAGTGGCGTTACGAGACAA GTTTGGAGAGTCAGTTAAAGAAAGGACTTTAGTGGTTGGAACACTTGCCTGGCCATCTCCTTGGGTGATTGTCATCGGCTCATTTTTCTCTTGCTGTGGGGCGGGGCTACAGAGCCTTACCGGTGCCCCCAGGATCCTTCAGGCTGTAGCACGAGATGGCATCATACCTTTCCTGCAG GTGTTTGGTCATAGTAAACCCAATGGTGAGCCAACCTGGGCCCTGTTGCTCACTGCAGTCATCTGTGAGATTGGGATCCTCATTGGTTCGCTGGATGCTGTCGCACCTATCCTGTCAAT GTTTTTCTTGATGTCCTACCTCTTTGTAAACCTGGCCTGTGCCGTCCAAACACTTCTTCGTACGCCAAATTGGAGGCCAAGGTTCAAGTTCTACCACTG GTCTATCTCCTTCCTTGGGATGAGCTTGAGTTTGTCCCTCATGTTTGTCTCATCTTGGTATTACGCTTTGGTTGTTATTGTGCTTGCTGGATGCATCTACAAGTACATAGAATACAGAGG GGCGGAAAAGGAATGGGGAGATGGGATCCGAGGATTGTCACTTAACGCAGCCCGTTACGCACTCATTAAACTGGAGGAGGTACAGCCCCACACCAAGAACTGGAG ACCCCAGCTGCTAGTGTTCCTGAAACTAGACTCTGACTTGGAGGTGAAACATCCACGTCTGCTGTCCTTTACATCACAGCTGAAGGCCGGGAGGGGTTTGACCATCGTCTGCTCAGTACTGGAGGGGACTTATATGGCTCGTGGAACAGATGCTAAGCGTTCTGAACAG AGTATCAAAGCAGCCATGGCAAAGGAGAAAACGAAGGGCTTCTGTCACGTCGTGGTGACCTCTAACCTGCGTGATGGTTTCTCTCAACTCATTCAGTGTGCAGGCCTGGGTGGCATGAAACACAATGCAGTGCTACTGGCCTGGCCCGCTAACTGGAAACAGTCCGAGAGCTCCCTCTCCTGGAGGAACTTCATTG AAACCATCAGTGAGACAACAGCTGCCCACCAGGCCCTGCTAGTGGCGAAAAACATCGACCAGTTCCCCACAAACCAAGATCGGTTAGCCGATGGTACCATTGATGTCTGGTGGATTGTCCATGATGGTGGTCTGCTCATGCTGCTTCCATTTTTGATCCGTCAGCACAAG GTTTGGAGAAAGTGTAGAATGAGGATCTTCACAGTGGCTCAGATGGATGACAACAGCATTCAGATGAAGAAAGATTTGCAGATGTTCTTGTACCACCTGCGCATCGATGCTAAAGTGGAAGTTGTTGAAATg AATGCAGGTGATATCTCAGCCTTCACCTATGAGAAGACCTTGGTGATGGAGCAACGTTCTCAGATGCTGAAGCAGATGCAGCTCTCTaggacagagcgagagagagag GCCCAGCTCATTCATGACAGAAACACTAAGTCCCATGCCACTTTAAATGACAAGGCCAAGCCCACCTCCGACCGGGTCCATATGACCTGGACCAAAGAGAAGCTGACCAGTGAGAGGAATCGCCTTCGGGAGCCCAACATGGCTGTGCGGGACATCTTCAACATGAAACC AGAGTGGGAGAACCT GAATCAGGCTAACGTGAGAAGAATGCACACTGCAGTGAAACTGAATGAGGTCGTGGTCAACAAGTCTCAAGGAGCCCAACTGGTGCTGCTGAACATGCCGGGACCACCCAAAAGCAAGGGTGGAGATGAGAACT ACATGGAGTTCCTGGAGGTCTTGACAGAGGGATTGGACCGGGTACTGCTGGTCCGAGGTGGGGGCAGAGAGGTCATCACTATTTACTCTTAG